A window of Chiloscyllium punctatum isolate Juve2018m chromosome 37, sChiPun1.3, whole genome shotgun sequence contains these coding sequences:
- the ppdpfb gene encoding pancreatic progenitor cell differentiation and proliferation factor B gives MASIPSTGSLTATHDYYRRRLGSASSNSSCGSSEHMGEVIPHHPGLPKSTAGQWWISFFFGKTQNHPVMTTLSESSEGGKINCILPQEMARKRHASEPSKPSS, from the exons ATGGCATCCATTCCGTCAACTGGGTCTCTTACAGCAACCCATGACTATTACAGGA GACGCCTTGGTTCTGCTTCCAGCAATAGTTCCTGTGGTAGCTCAGAGCACATGGGAGAAGTGATTCCACACCATCCAG GATTACCAAAGTCTACAGCGGGCCAGTGGTGGATCAGTTTTTTCTTTGGAAAAACACAGAACCATCCAGTAATGACAACTCTGTCTGAATCCTCTGAGGG TGGCAAGATCAACTGTATACTGCCTCAAGAAATGGCGAGGAAACGACATGCCAGTGAGCCCAGCAAACCTTCATCTTAA